A genome region from Rickettsiales endosymbiont of Stachyamoeba lipophora includes the following:
- a CDS encoding RluA family pseudouridine synthase, producing MQFEILTVQSHEANQRIDRYLRKTLPHLNQINIEQALRKGLIKLNAAKVVAKDHIKENDQIAVAEFLAKEDASKPVKSKLNLPEKKLKFWLEQVLYKDKDIIIINKPIGVAVQGGTGITQSIDDLLEIYQEGYPERPKLVHRLDKETSGVLILARTREVATNLTQLFKAKEVQKVYLAVVVGDIRGSGFIKQPIIDKETGQSKAAHTEYQVLDYLKGCISLVEFMPSTGRKHQLRIHAAHSLDAPILADFEYGRELAYVEGFGNKLHLHARKIAFSLNGKQIEVTAPLPDHFKETFRIAGFNYENN from the coding sequence ATTAATATTGAACAAGCTTTAAGAAAAGGTTTAATTAAGTTAAATGCAGCTAAAGTTGTAGCTAAAGATCATATAAAAGAAAATGATCAAATAGCAGTGGCTGAATTTTTGGCTAAAGAGGATGCAAGTAAACCGGTTAAATCAAAATTAAATCTGCCGGAGAAGAAGCTTAAGTTTTGGCTTGAACAAGTTCTTTATAAAGATAAAGATATTATTATTATTAATAAGCCGATTGGCGTAGCAGTCCAAGGTGGTACGGGCATTACTCAATCAATTGATGATTTACTTGAAATTTATCAAGAAGGTTATCCGGAGAGACCTAAATTAGTACATAGACTTGATAAAGAAACCAGTGGGGTGCTAATTTTAGCTAGAACCCGTGAAGTAGCAACCAACCTCACCCAGTTATTTAAAGCTAAAGAAGTTCAAAAAGTTTACTTAGCCGTGGTAGTAGGAGATATAAGAGGTAGTGGTTTTATTAAGCAGCCAATTATTGATAAAGAAACCGGCCAGTCTAAAGCTGCGCATACCGAATATCAAGTGTTAGATTATCTTAAAGGCTGCATAAGCTTAGTAGAATTTATGCCGTCAACTGGAAGAAAACATCAATTAAGAATTCATGCCGCACATAGCTTAGATGCGCCAATACTTGCAGATTTCGAGTATGGTAGAGAGCTGGCATATGTAGAAGGCTTTGGCAATAAACTCCATTTACATGCAAGAAAAATAGCTTTTAGTTTAAATGGCAAGCAAATTGAAGTTACAGCTCCCTTGCCTGATCATTTTAAAGAAACTTTCCGAATAGCAGGCTTTAATTACGAAAATAATTAA